A genomic stretch from Aedes albopictus strain Foshan chromosome 2, AalbF5, whole genome shotgun sequence includes:
- the LOC134286768 gene encoding uncharacterized protein LOC134286768 — protein MEGRAAQGSSLPFELRFPIILPKKHPVTDKLLEHYHQQVAHGNTETAVNEIRQRFYVQNLRAELKRIGRMCVWCKVQKCRPSNPRMAPLPESRVTPHLPPFSHTGVDYCGPLTVTVGRRSEKRYICLFTCMTTRAVHLEVAHSLTTQACLMTIRRFVCRRGKPLEFYSDNGTNFQAASKAIMQRIEIESEDEFTDSRTRWNFNPPSAPHMGGVWERLVRSVKAALTVLNDGRTITDEVLLTTIAEAEDLINSRPLTYVGLEPGAEGALTPNHFVRGVGAISVEPSVPPTSEAEALRDRYKRSQRLADKLWARWMSEYLPSINQRTKWLSESPPLACGDLVYITDEAVRKSWIRGIVTDVYPGADGRIRQAMVETSKGKFRRPVTRLAVLEVQEGKSGAAEEPHQSYGRGCVGTAPYHPSTAQPLRNIRSTQGETTPADGRTVR, from the coding sequence ATGGAAGGCAGAGCAGCGCAAGGATCGTCGCTACCATTCGAGCTGCGGTTCCCGATTATTTTGCCGAAAAAGCATCCGGTGACCGACAAGCTGCTCGAGCATTATCATCAGCAAGTAGCTCACGGGAACACGGAGACCGCAGTCAACGAAATTCGGCAGCGTTTCTACGTCCAGAATCTGCGAGCGGAACTGAAGAGGATCGGAAGAATGTGCGTCTGGTGCAAGGTGCAGAAGTGTCGCCCGTCGAACCCGAGGATGGCTCCGTTGCCGGAGTCGCGAGTGACGCCGCATCTGCCACCGTTCAGCCACACCGGCGTGGACTACTGCGGACCGCTGACTGTTACTGTCGGCCGCAGATCAGAGAAGAGGTACATCTGCCTGTTCACCTGCATGACGACGAGGGCTGTCCACCTTGAGGTCGCTCACAGCCTGACGACTCAAGCGTGTCTGATGACCATACGGCGGTTCGTGTGTCGCAGAGGGAAGCCGCTAGAGTTCTACTCGGACAACGGCACTAACTTCCAAGCAGCAAGCAAGGCCATCATGCAGCGAATCGAGATCGAGTCAGAGGACGAATTTACGGATTCCAGGACCCGCTGGAATTTCAACCCGCCCAGCGCACCTCACATGGGTGgggtttgggagcgattggttcgcTCAGTGAAGGCAGCACTGACCGTGCTGAACGACGGGCGGACGATAACGGACGAAGTGCTACTGACGACGATAGCGGAGGCCGAAGACCTCATCAACTCCCGGCCACTAACGTACGTTGGCCTGGAACCAGGAGCAGAGGGAGCGTTGACGCCGAACCACTTTGTTCGTGGTGTTGGCGCAATCAGCGTGGAGCCTTCAGTTCCACCGACGAGCGAAGCCGAAGCACTGCGGGACCGCTACAAGCGGTCACAGCGACTGGCGGACAAGCTGTGGGCTCGGTGGATGTCCGAGTATCTGCCATCCATCAACCAGCGGACGAAGTGGCTCTCCGAGTCGCCGCCACTAGCATGTGGTGATCTAGTGTACATCACCGATGAGGCCGTGCGGAAGAGCTGGATCCGGGGCATCGTGACGGACGTCTACCCGGGAGCGGACGGCAGAATCCGGCAGGCAATGGTCGAGACGAGCAAGGGTAAGTTTAGGAGGCCGGTGACCAGACTGGCTGTGCTCGAGGTACAGGAGGGTAAATCCGGTGCAGCCGAGGAGCCCCACCAGAGTTACGGGAGGGGGTGTGTTGGCACAGCCCCGTACCACCCTTCGACAGCGCAACCATTGCGCAACATACGTTCCACGCAGGGCGAGACAACACCGGCCGATGGACGAACCGTGCGCTGA